The Chlorocebus sabaeus isolate Y175 chromosome 6, mChlSab1.0.hap1, whole genome shotgun sequence genome has a segment encoding these proteins:
- the ERVV-2 gene encoding endogenous retrovirus group V member 2 Env polyprotein yields the protein MTEKFLFLYLSLLPMPLLSQAQWSENSLVNFSKIIASGNHLSNCWICHNFITRSSSYQYILLRNFSLNLTFGSGIPEGQHKSVPLQVSLVNSAYQVPCLDLTPPFNQSSKTSFYLYNCSSLNQTCCPCPEGHCGRKSTSEEGFPSPTIHPMSFSPAGCHPNLTHWCPASHKQMNDYRDKSPQNRCAAWEGKELITWRVLYSLPKAHTVPTWPKTTVPLGGPLSPTCNQTIPAVWKSQLHKWFDSRMPRWACTPPGYVFLCGPQKNKLPSDGSPKRTYSTPPVANLFTCINNIQHTGECAVGLLGPRGIGVTIYNTTQPRQKRALGLILAGIGAAVGMIAPWGGFAYHDVTLRNLSRQIENIAKSTGDSISKLKASIDSLANVVMDNRLALDYLLAEQGGVCAVINKTCCVYVNNSGAIEEDIKKIYDQATWLHDFGKGGASTRAIWETLKSALPSLKWFVPLLGPATVILLLFLFGPCFFNLLMKCVSSRIKQFHMESPKMERHQLSVPGGPSTYKHISPLDASGRRFRETMEGFPL from the coding sequence ATGACAgagaaattccttttcctttatctttccctccttcccatgcCCCTACTCTCACAGGCACAATGGAGTGAAAATTCCCTTgtcaatttttccaaaattattgcTTCGGGAAACCATCTAAGCAACTGTTGGATCTGTCACAACTTCATCACCAGGTCCTCATCTTACCAATATATTTTGCtaagaaatttttctttaaacctaACATTTGGTTCGGGAATCCCTGAAGGCCAACATAAATCTGTTCCACTCCAGGTTTCGCTTGTTAACTCAGCGTACCAAGTCCCCTGCCTGGATCTCACTCCACCTTTCAATCAAAGCTCTAAAACTTCTTTCTATTTGTACAACTGCTCTTCTCTAAACCAAACCTGTTGTCCATGCCCTGAAGGACACTGTGGCCGGAAGAGTACCTCTGAGGAGGGATTCCCCAGTCCCACCATCCATCCCATGAGCTTTTCCCCAGCAGGCTGCCACCCTAACTTGACTCACTGGTGTCCAGCGAGCCATAAACAAATGAACGATTATCGAGACAAGTCACCCCAAAACCGCTGTGCAGCTTGGGAAGGAAAAGAGCTAATCACATGGAGGGTTCTATATTCGCTTCCCAAGGCACACACTGTCCCCACATGGCCAAAAACTACTGTTCCCCTGGGAGGGCCTCTATCCCCTACCTGCAATCAAACTATTCCGGCAGTGTGGAAATCGCAGTTACACAAGTGGTTCGACAGCCGCATGCCCCGGTGGGCCTGTACCCCTCCTGGCTATGTGTTTTTATGTggaccacaaaaaaacaaactgccCTCTGACGGAAGTCCTAAGAGAACCTATTCAACTCCCCCCGTGGCAAACCTCTTTACTTGCATTAATAACATCCAACATACGGGGGAATGTGCTGTGGGACTTTTGGGACCACGGGGGATAGGTGTGACCATTTACAACACCACCCAACCCAGACAGAAAAGAGCTCTGGGTCTGATACTGGCCGGGATAGGAGCGGCCGTAGGAATGATCGCCCCGTGGGGAGGGTTCGCTTATCATGATGTCACCCTCAGAAATCTCTccagacaaatagaaaacatagCTAAGAGTACCGGAGATAGCATCTCTAAACTCAAGGCCTCCATAGATTCTCTAGCAAACGTAGTCATGGACAACAGATTGGCCTTAGATTACCTCTTAGCAGAGCAGGGCGGAGTCTGTGCAGTGATCAATAAAACCTGTTGCGTATATGTCAATAACAGCGGGGCGATAGAGGAGGATATAAAAAAGATCTATGACCAGGCTACGTGGCTCCATGACTTTGGAAAAGGAGGTGCTTCAACAAGGGCCATTTGGGAGACTCTGAAGtctgcccttccctccctcaaATGGTTTGTCCCTTTACTGGGACCAGCAACAGTTATACTCTTACTTTTCCTCTTTGGCCcttgtttctttaatttactGATGAAGTGTGTCTCTTCTAGGATAAAGCAATTTCACATGGAATCCcccaaaatggaaagacatcagCTATCTGTCCCTGGAGGCCCCAGCACCTACAAGCACATCTCTCCCTTGGATGCCAGTGGGCGAAGATTCCGGGAAACTATGGAGGGATTTCCTCtctga